The nucleotide window TCCCAAAGATGGGAGTTTTAAAAAGAAATTATTAGCCTATATGGGGCCAGGATTACTGGTCGCAGTTGGTTATATGGATCCTGGAAACTGGGCCACAGATATTGCCGGTGGAGCCCAGTTTGGATATACGTTGCTCTCGGTCATTTTAATTTCAAACTTATTTGCAATTTTGTTGCAACATCTTTCTGTAAAGTTAGGTGTGGTAGCGGAACGCGATTTGGCTCAAGCTTGTAAGGACCATTTCCATCCGGCGGTCAATTTTGTGCTTTGGATCTTCTGTGAGATCGCCATTGCGGCTTGTGATCTTGCCGAAGTGATTGGGTCGGCTATTGCCTTGAATTTATTATTTGGAATTCCGTTGAGTGTAGGTGTTGTGATAACCATCGTCGATGTGTTCCTGATCTTGTTCCTGCAAGCAAAGGGTTTTAGATATATTGAAAGTATCGTTGGCGGATTGATATTTATTATTTTCATCGCTTTCTTTTACGAGATATTTCTGAGTAAACCAGATATTTTCCCATTGTTGGAAGGCTTGATCCCGAAGAAAGAGATTATTACAAATCCATCAATGCTTTACATTGCGATAGGAATTCTGGGCGCCACAGTGATGCCTCATAATCTTTATCTTCACAGCAGTATTGTGCAAACGAGGAATTATCCAAGAACTACGGAAGGGAAAAAAGAAGCTTTGAAGTTTGCGAGCATCGACAGTAGTCTTTCGTTGATGTTAGCTTTCGTCATCAATGCGGCAATCCTTATCATTGCTGCGGCAACTTTTCATACGTCGGGGAACAAAGATGTGGCTGATATCAATGATGCTTATATGCTTTTGACGCCGCTTTTGGGAACGACTTTGGCGAGTATTTTCTTTGGAATTGCTTTGTTGGCCTCCGGACAGAATTCTACTTTAACAGGAACTTTAGCTGGCCAAATTGTGATGGAAGGTTTCCTTAATATCAGATTAAAACCTTGGGTCAGACGATTGATCACGAGGACGATTGCCATCATTCCAGCTTTGGTCATTTCTATTATTTATGGTGAGAAAGGAACGGCTGAACTTTTGGTTTTCAGTCAGGTGATCTTGTCGATGCAGTTGAGTTTTGCGGTGGTTCCATTGGTAATGTTTACAAACAGCAAAGCGAAGATGGGAGAGTTTGCCAATAAAATGTGGCTCAAAGTCTTGGCGTTTGTCATCAGTGCTATTATTATCGTTCTGAACCTTTATCTTTTGAAAGAGACTTTCTTTCCTCAATAATTAGAAATTAATAAATAAAAAAACCGTCTCAAATAAGTGAGACGGTTTTTTTTTTGTTCTAAAGTTGTATCGAGTACCACCTTTCGTTCTTGCGAAGCGCGCACCGACCTGAGTGGAGCTCTTTTTTGCAGCTGGAAAAGCTAAGGCGAAAAAAGCGGGAACCCTTCGACAGGCTCAGGATAAACTCCGGGCGGATAAAGGCGCCCAAATAATTTTACCCTAATTTCTTAGAATCTGCAACGAATTGTGCCAATCCAGAATCTGTCAATGGGTGATTCAATAGATTAAGGATCGATGGTAGAGGAGAAGTAATCACATCTGCGCCTATCTTTGCACAGTTGATGATGTGCATAGGACTTCTGATGGATGCAGCCAAAATCTCTGTATCAAACATATAATTGTCAAAGATCAAACGGATCTCCTCGATCAAGTTAAGACCATCAACAGAGATATCATCCAGTCTTCCCAAGAAAGGAGAAACATAGGTTGCGCCTGCTTTTGCTGCCAAAAGTGCTTGTCCTGCTGAGAAGATCAAGGTACAATTGGTTTTGATGCCTTTGTCTGAAAAATACTTCAAAGCTTTGATCCCGTCTTTGATCATTGGAATCTTCACAACGATTCTTTCGTGAAGTGCAGCTAGTTCATCACCTTCCTTGATCATTTCTTCGTAAGTCGTGGAAAGAACTTCGGCAGAAACATCACCATCTGAGATATTGCAAATGTCAACATAGTGTTTGTTGATCGCTTCCTTGCCAGAGATGCCTTCTTTTGCCATTAGAGAAGGGTTGGTTGTAACGCCATCCAAAATTCCAAGATCTTGTGCTTCTTTGATCTGTTCCAGGTTGGCTGTGTCTATAAAAAATTTCATATGTAAAAATTTATTTGTTTAATATTTATGAAAGTTGCTCACAAATATACATTTTAGTTTGCTTAATAAAAATGATAAAAAAAAGAAGCCCGAAGGCTCCTTTATGATTATTTCATTGCAGTTTCTTTCGCTTTGAATTCGTTGTACTTTGCAGTGTTTTGTGTTGTTTGGTACATTCCTTTCAGAAGCCCAATGACTTCTTTGTTGGTTGGATTTGCCTGATACATTTGCTCTGCATAAGGCAAAGCTTTTTGAAATCTAGCTCTTCTTTGTTCAAGCACTTTGTTTGCAGCATCTATCTTTCCTGCTTTTTTGAGATCTCTGTACTCATTGATTGCTGCGTCATCTTCTCCAATGATTGCAAAAACAAGATTGTTAAGTGCATCTGGATATTGAGGATCAATTTCAATTAACTTTTTGAAAGTAGCCTCTGCCTCTGCAATTTTAGTTGGGTCTTTGCTCAGCATTACACCAAGATTATAAAGACTTTCTTTATCAGCTGGATTTTTTGCAATCTTAGCTTTCAAGTTACTCACGAACTCATCTGTTTTACCAGATTTGAAATAAGAACTACTTTGAGTTTGTGCAAGAGACTTACTATTTGGAAATTTTTTCAATCCTTCTTCAGCAAGTTTTCCTGCCTCATCATATCTTTTCTGATCGAAAAGTAGTGATGCAGTTATGTCGTATAGTTCTTCTTGCTTGCTTGTGCTTGTTTCAGTTTTGAAGTCTGTGTAACCAGCACCTCCAGGCGTTTTCTTATAAAGATCATACGCTGCTTTGTCTAATGTTTCCACTCCACCTGCTTTATTTTTAGCTGTGTAAGTAGTTTCTACGCCAGTGTAACCAGATTTAATCAAAGAATCTAAAATCTCAATAGCTTTAGCTTTGTTGTCTGTGGTTTGTGCATATGCAACACCTGCATAATAAAGATAATTTTTATCATCCTGTCCTGCTGCTTTGAAAAGGTAATAGGTTTCAGCGAATTTTGCTCCAGCTACATCATATTTCTTTTCGTTATAATTAGTTGTAGCTGTTTTGCTTGCATTTTGTAATAATGGATTGATAGATTCTCTTAATTTATCTCCTAACGATGGTGAGAATTTATCTTGTTTCAAAGATAATCCAGCACCAAATTTGTCTGCAGCTTCTTTTCCAACAAAATAAACTTTGTTTTTCTCAGCATCTTTTCCTGTGTAGATTTGCTCTTTGCCAAGATTTGCAATTTTGGCTAAATATTCTGCACCTTCCGTGTTTTTTCCAGCTTTAAGCAAAGAGAAACCTTTAGCATAATAATATTGCTCAAGAAGGGAAGGTTCTAATAAATAAGTTTTGTCACCAAAAATACCTTCTGCTTTTGATATCTCTGAATTGGCAGTTGCAAGATCTCCTGAATCAACTGCTTTTACAGCGTTAGCGATTTCTTTTTTCTGTGCATTGATGAATGTTACAGATAAAACTGCTAAACTTAAAATTAATCTTTTCATATGATAATTTTTATTTTTTTATTTGGTCATATGTTATCGCAAGCGACTTCATAATATTTTAATTTTTATTCGTTGTCTTCTGGCTCATCAGCATTCTCAGCGGCTTCCTCGTCTTCGATTTTCTTTAGTTCCTCTTCATCGCCGATGTTGATCTGATTGTTTCCTGTCTGAGGTTTCACTTTGAATTCAGGATTGTTGCTGTCGTTTTCTGCAACTTCTCCATCTTCTTCTTCCACAACCTCACTATCCATTTCTACTTTTGCAATCGCTGCAATTTCGTCTTTGGTTTTCAGATTAATGACTTTCACACCTTGGGTATTTCTACCCATCACGCGCATTTCGTTCATATTCATTCGGATGGCAACACCAGATTTGTTGATGATCATCAATCCATCTTCGTCTGTCACACTTTGAATAGCGATCAGATTTCCAGTTTTCTCAGTAATGTTCAAAGTAATAACACCTTTTCCACCACGGTTTGTGATTCGGTAATCTTCAACAGCTGTTCTTTTTCCATAACCTCTCTCTGATACAACCAAAACTGTATCATTTTCCAAATCATTAACAACAATCATTCCGATTACTTCGTCACTATCTTCAAGGGAAATACCTCTTACACCGATTGATCCTCTTCCGACAGCTCTCGCTTTTTCTTCA belongs to Chryseobacterium sp. KACC 21268 and includes:
- a CDS encoding Nramp family divalent metal transporter yields the protein MNPSNHNTGWRTEKSSNSLNEVFSSVNIPKDGSFKKKLLAYMGPGLLVAVGYMDPGNWATDIAGGAQFGYTLLSVILISNLFAILLQHLSVKLGVVAERDLAQACKDHFHPAVNFVLWIFCEIAIAACDLAEVIGSAIALNLLFGIPLSVGVVITIVDVFLILFLQAKGFRYIESIVGGLIFIIFIAFFYEIFLSKPDIFPLLEGLIPKKEIITNPSMLYIAIGILGATVMPHNLYLHSSIVQTRNYPRTTEGKKEALKFASIDSSLSLMLAFVINAAILIIAAATFHTSGNKDVADINDAYMLLTPLLGTTLASIFFGIALLASGQNSTLTGTLAGQIVMEGFLNIRLKPWVRRLITRTIAIIPALVISIIYGEKGTAELLVFSQVILSMQLSFAVVPLVMFTNSKAKMGEFANKMWLKVLAFVISAIIIVLNLYLLKETFFPQ
- the fsa gene encoding fructose-6-phosphate aldolase, producing the protein MKFFIDTANLEQIKEAQDLGILDGVTTNPSLMAKEGISGKEAINKHYVDICNISDGDVSAEVLSTTYEEMIKEGDELAALHERIVVKIPMIKDGIKALKYFSDKGIKTNCTLIFSAGQALLAAKAGATYVSPFLGRLDDISVDGLNLIEEIRLIFDNYMFDTEILAASIRSPMHIINCAKIGADVITSPLPSILNLLNHPLTDSGLAQFVADSKKLG